A part of Streptomyces sp. NBC_01451 genomic DNA contains:
- a CDS encoding helix-turn-helix domain-containing protein, with the protein MGDHKEQPLRVGAAVRRRRRALELTLAVVAERSGLSVPFLSQIENERARPSRGSLEKVADALRTTAVELLAAADPACSVDVVRADALEPAPDEPLVRSLVRGHQQLHAMEFTGDHDAGREFQHRNDELMYVADGAVEIEAEGRAHRLGRGDTLYLTGGVRHRWRATVPDTRVIVVAVAEHIEAVQDGRR; encoded by the coding sequence ATGGGCGACCACAAAGAACAGCCCCTGCGGGTGGGCGCGGCCGTCCGGCGCCGCCGCCGGGCGCTGGAACTCACCCTCGCCGTCGTGGCCGAGCGCAGCGGCCTGTCGGTGCCCTTCCTGAGCCAGATCGAGAACGAGCGGGCGCGGCCCAGCCGCGGCTCCCTGGAGAAGGTCGCCGACGCCCTGCGCACCACCGCGGTCGAACTCCTCGCGGCGGCCGACCCGGCGTGCAGCGTCGACGTCGTCCGCGCGGACGCCCTCGAACCCGCCCCCGACGAGCCCCTGGTGCGCTCCCTCGTGCGCGGCCACCAGCAGCTGCACGCCATGGAGTTCACCGGGGACCACGACGCCGGCCGCGAATTCCAGCACCGCAACGACGAGTTGATGTACGTCGCGGACGGAGCCGTCGAGATCGAGGCGGAGGGCCGCGCACACCGGCTCGGCCGCGGCGACACGCTGTACCTGACGGGCGGCGTGCGGCACCGCTGGCGGGCGACCGTCCCGGACACCCGGGTGATCGTGGTGGCGGTGGCGGAACACATCGAGGCGGTGCAGGACGGGCGGCGCTGA
- a CDS encoding helical backbone metal receptor — protein sequence MRVISLVPSLTEAVAVTVPGVLVGATDWCSHPADLGADVVRVGGTKNPEVGRIVELAPDLVVANEEENREPDLAALRAAGVEVLLTEVRNVPQAFRELERVVTACGAGSRPRWLDDAEKAWSAPERWWGTAADGRTTAVVPIWRRPWMVLGRDTFAGDVLARLGVDNAYAGHAERYPRVPVEELRAAARTGMVVLPDEPYRFTAEDGPEAFEGLPCALVSGRHLTWYGPSLGEAPRVLGEALRAAHR from the coding sequence ATGAGGGTGATCTCGCTGGTGCCGTCCCTGACGGAGGCGGTCGCGGTCACGGTGCCCGGTGTTCTCGTCGGGGCCACGGACTGGTGCAGCCACCCGGCCGACCTCGGCGCCGACGTCGTACGCGTCGGGGGCACCAAGAACCCCGAGGTCGGGCGGATCGTCGAACTCGCCCCTGATCTCGTCGTCGCCAACGAGGAGGAGAACCGCGAACCCGACCTCGCCGCCCTGCGCGCGGCGGGCGTCGAGGTGCTGCTCACCGAAGTGCGGAACGTGCCGCAGGCGTTCAGGGAACTGGAGCGGGTGGTGACGGCGTGCGGCGCCGGATCGCGCCCCCGGTGGCTGGACGACGCGGAGAAGGCGTGGTCGGCGCCGGAGCGCTGGTGGGGGACGGCCGCCGACGGTCGCACGACCGCTGTCGTGCCGATCTGGCGGCGCCCCTGGATGGTGCTCGGGCGGGACACCTTCGCCGGTGACGTGCTGGCGCGGCTGGGCGTCGACAACGCGTACGCGGGCCACGCCGAACGCTATCCGCGCGTACCGGTCGAGGAACTGCGGGCCGCCGCGCGCACCGGGATGGTCGTCCTGCCCGACGAGCCGTACCGCTTCACCGCCGAGGACGGTCCGGAGGCGTTCGAGGGGCTGCCCTGCGCGCTCGTCAGCGGACGCCACCTCACCTGGTACGGGCCGTCACTGGGCGAGGCGCCACGGGTGCTGGGCGAGGCCCTGCGAGCAGCTCACCGCTGA
- a CDS encoding TDT family transporter gives MATAAPARALTRPLPRSRPRARFSPRGLRRLGPNWYAPVMGTAIVGTAGAGLPGADGIPGPRTVCTAVWALSLALLLALLGARALHWAHHRDQARAHLLDPATAPFYGCLAMALTAVGGGALVVGRDWIGLPAALALDAVLFTAGTVVGLAAAVAVPYLLVVRRATPSPVWLLPVVAPMVSAALGPLLAARLPPGQGRQTLLFACLAMFGLSLLATLVMLPVVFARLVTTGSLPLALTPTLFLVLGPLGQSTTAAGNFADLAPDVVHLPHAVAAAAAVLYGVPVMGFALLWLALAGALVLRARRRGMGFTMTWWAFTFPVGTCVTGAESLGRHTGLAAFDVLAVALYALLVSAWAGAASRTVRGLVSGELLAGPRPAPVAPRPVTARTR, from the coding sequence ATGGCCACCGCAGCACCCGCCCGCGCCCTCACCCGCCCTCTCCCCCGTTCCCGGCCCCGGGCCCGCTTCTCCCCTCGCGGCCTCCGCCGTCTCGGCCCCAACTGGTACGCCCCCGTCATGGGCACCGCCATCGTGGGCACCGCGGGTGCCGGTCTCCCCGGCGCGGACGGCATCCCCGGACCGCGTACCGTCTGCACGGCCGTGTGGGCCCTCTCCCTGGCCCTCCTCCTCGCGCTGCTCGGCGCCCGCGCCCTGCACTGGGCCCACCACCGCGACCAGGCCCGCGCCCACCTCCTCGACCCGGCGACGGCACCCTTCTACGGCTGCCTCGCCATGGCCCTGACGGCCGTCGGCGGCGGCGCTCTCGTCGTCGGCCGGGACTGGATCGGCCTCCCGGCCGCCCTCGCCCTGGACGCGGTCCTGTTCACCGCCGGGACGGTCGTCGGACTCGCCGCCGCCGTCGCCGTGCCGTACCTGCTGGTCGTACGCCGCGCCACGCCCAGCCCCGTATGGCTGCTCCCCGTCGTCGCGCCCATGGTGTCCGCGGCACTCGGCCCGCTTCTCGCCGCCCGTCTCCCGCCCGGGCAGGGGCGGCAGACGCTGCTGTTCGCCTGCCTGGCCATGTTCGGCCTGAGTCTGCTCGCGACCCTCGTGATGCTGCCGGTCGTCTTCGCGCGCCTCGTCACGACGGGTTCGCTCCCGCTCGCCCTCACTCCGACCCTGTTCCTGGTCCTGGGCCCGCTCGGCCAGTCCACCACCGCCGCCGGCAACTTCGCCGACCTCGCCCCCGACGTCGTACACCTCCCGCACGCCGTCGCCGCTGCCGCCGCCGTCCTCTACGGCGTTCCCGTCATGGGCTTCGCTCTGCTGTGGCTCGCCCTCGCCGGTGCGCTGGTGCTGCGCGCCCGGCGCCGGGGCATGGGTTTCACGATGACGTGGTGGGCCTTCACCTTCCCGGTGGGCACCTGCGTCACCGGCGCGGAGAGTCTCGGCCGGCACACCGGGCTCGCCGCCTTCGACGTCCTCGCCGTCGCCCTGTACGCGCTGCTCGTATCCGCCTGGGCCGGCGCCGCCAGCCGTACCGTCCGGGGCCTGGTCAGCGGTGAGCTGCTCGCAGGGCCTCGCCCAGCACCCGTGGCGCCTCGCCCAGTGACGGCCCGTACCAGGTGA
- a CDS encoding LysR family transcriptional regulator has product MGDAEGRAVQSSGVARRVPDLGAMELLLAVARLGSLGRAAQELGVTQPAASSRIRSMERQLGVALVDRSPRGSRLTDAGVLVTDWARRVVEAAEAFDAGAQALRTRRDSRLRVAASMTIAEYLLPGWLLALRALRPETAVSLLAGNSAAVAERVLSDEADLGFVEGTGVPSGLDSVVVAKDRLIVVTAPGHPWARRRKPVGAEELAVTPLILREEGSGTRQVLNTALGGLARPLIELSSTTAVKASAVGGAGPAVLSELAVGEELSTRRLVCVPLDGVRLDRELRAVWPTGHRPVGPARELLGLTRG; this is encoded by the coding sequence ATGGGTGATGCGGAGGGCAGGGCCGTGCAGTCGTCGGGGGTCGCGCGACGGGTTCCGGACCTCGGGGCGATGGAGCTGCTGCTGGCCGTGGCGCGGCTGGGGAGTCTCGGACGGGCGGCGCAGGAACTGGGCGTCACCCAGCCGGCCGCCAGCAGCCGCATCCGGTCGATGGAACGCCAGCTGGGTGTGGCCCTCGTGGACCGCTCGCCGCGCGGGTCCCGGCTGACGGACGCCGGTGTGCTCGTCACCGACTGGGCCCGGCGGGTCGTGGAGGCGGCGGAGGCCTTCGACGCCGGGGCGCAGGCCCTGCGTACGCGGCGCGACTCCCGGCTGCGGGTGGCGGCCAGCATGACCATCGCCGAGTACCTGCTCCCGGGCTGGCTCCTGGCGCTGCGCGCGCTCCGGCCTGAGACCGCGGTGTCGCTGCTCGCGGGGAACTCGGCGGCGGTGGCCGAACGCGTCCTGTCGGACGAGGCCGACCTCGGCTTCGTGGAGGGGACGGGCGTACCGAGCGGGCTGGACTCGGTGGTCGTCGCGAAGGACCGGCTGATCGTGGTGACGGCGCCGGGGCACCCGTGGGCGCGGCGGCGGAAGCCGGTGGGGGCCGAGGAGTTGGCGGTGACGCCGTTGATCCTCCGGGAGGAGGGGTCGGGGACGCGGCAGGTGCTGAACACCGCGCTGGGCGGGCTGGCGCGTCCGCTGATCGAGCTGTCGTCGACGACCGCGGTGAAGGCGTCGGCGGTGGGTGGGGCGGGGCCCGCGGTGCTGAGCGAACTGGCGGTGGGGGAGGAGTTGTCGACGCGGCGGCTGGTGTGTGTGCCGTTGGACGGGGTGCGGCTGGATCGGGAGCTGCGGGCGGTGTGGCCGACGGGGCATCGGCCGGTGGGGCCGGCGCGGGAGCTGTTGGGGTTGACGCGGGGGTGA
- a CDS encoding gamma-glutamyl-gamma-aminobutyrate hydrolase family protein has translation MTTTGRRPLIGVSTYLESRTRWGAWELPAALLPAGYPRLVQRAGGIAAMLPPDDPAHAAATVARLDGVVIAGGPDVDPARYGEARDPRTGPPAEARDTWELALIEAALATGTPLLGICRGMQLLNVALGGTLVQHIDGHAETPGVFGHHTVKPVPGTRYAEAVPEETSVPTFHHQAVDRLGRNLVPSAYATDGTVEAVEAEGSGWVLGVQWHPEMGEDVRVMEALVAFSRSAAF, from the coding sequence GTGACCACGACCGGACGACGACCGCTCATCGGCGTCAGCACCTACCTGGAGTCCAGGACGCGCTGGGGTGCGTGGGAGCTGCCCGCGGCACTGCTGCCGGCCGGGTATCCGCGGCTCGTGCAGCGGGCCGGGGGCATCGCCGCGATGCTCCCACCGGACGACCCGGCCCACGCCGCCGCGACGGTCGCCCGGCTCGACGGTGTCGTGATCGCGGGCGGCCCCGACGTCGATCCGGCCCGGTACGGCGAGGCGCGCGACCCGCGCACGGGACCGCCCGCCGAGGCCCGGGACACCTGGGAACTGGCCCTGATCGAGGCCGCGTTGGCGACCGGCACCCCGCTGCTGGGCATCTGCCGGGGCATGCAGCTGCTGAACGTCGCCCTGGGCGGCACGCTCGTCCAGCACATCGACGGCCACGCGGAGACGCCGGGCGTCTTCGGCCACCACACGGTGAAGCCGGTACCGGGCACGCGCTACGCGGAGGCGGTACCGGAGGAGACATCGGTACCGACCTTCCATCATCAGGCGGTGGACCGCCTGGGAAGGAACCTCGTGCCATCGGCGTACGCGACGGACGGAACGGTGGAGGCGGTGGAGGCGGAGGGTTCCGGGTGGGTACTGGGAGTGCAGTGGCACCCGGAGATGGGCGAGGACGTGAGGGTGATGGAGGCGTTGGTGGCCTTCAGCCGGTCCGCCGCTTTTTGA
- a CDS encoding FadR/GntR family transcriptional regulator, which produces MSLDAEGGLEDRLTPVLRPVRAGNGFEEALEQILQVVRLGLVPGGERLPAERELAERLGISRVTLREVLKVLQDQGLVESRRGRYGGTFVLPRDGAGGEDELRRRISVVDIEDVLRFREVLEVGAAGLCAQHGLSPEQADRLRDALSRTQDAPLPDYRRLDTLLHLTLSELCGSPTLTSQYAAVRATVNDLLDCIPLLVRNLEHSQRQHAALVDAVLDGDADGAREMMREHCSGTAALLRGFLA; this is translated from the coding sequence ATGTCGCTGGACGCGGAGGGCGGCTTGGAGGACCGGTTGACGCCGGTACTGCGGCCCGTGCGGGCGGGCAACGGTTTCGAGGAGGCGCTGGAACAGATCCTGCAGGTCGTACGGCTGGGCCTGGTCCCGGGCGGCGAGCGGCTGCCGGCCGAGCGCGAACTCGCGGAGCGCCTCGGGATCAGCCGGGTGACGCTGCGCGAGGTGCTGAAGGTGCTCCAGGACCAGGGGCTCGTGGAGTCGCGGCGCGGCCGGTACGGCGGCACGTTCGTACTCCCCCGGGACGGCGCGGGCGGCGAGGACGAACTGCGGCGACGGATCAGCGTGGTCGACATCGAGGACGTCCTGCGCTTCCGGGAGGTGCTGGAGGTGGGCGCCGCCGGCCTGTGCGCGCAGCACGGGCTGTCGCCCGAGCAGGCGGACCGGCTGAGGGACGCCCTGTCCCGCACGCAGGACGCGCCACTGCCGGACTACCGCCGCCTGGACACCCTGCTCCACCTCACCCTGTCCGAGCTGTGCGGCTCCCCGACGCTGACCTCGCAGTACGCGGCGGTACGGGCGACGGTGAACGACCTGCTGGACTGCATCCCGCTGCTGGTGCGCAACCTGGAGCACTCGCAGCGGCAGCACGCGGCACTGGTGGACGCGGTGCTCGACGGGGACGCCGACGGGGCGCGGGAGATGATGCGGGAGCACTGCTCGGGGACGGCGGCGCTGTTGCGGGGGTTCCTGGCGTGA